Proteins encoded together in one Amblyomma americanum isolate KBUSLIRL-KWMA chromosome 1, ASM5285725v1, whole genome shotgun sequence window:
- the LOC144097891 gene encoding uncharacterized protein LOC144097891 — protein MFFSAAAPSDPGGFEVGAGRLRALSPALRFHGDGGLLICSYPSDRGGFEAGTDCLRATSPAVRFHGGGGFFLSSSPHSGHGGFEVGAGRLRAMTPALRFHGDGGLFVRSCPL, from the exons atgtttttttccgcagctgccccctctgaccctggtggatttgaggtcggagcaggtcgcctaag ggccttgtctccagccttaaggttccacggtgacggtgGACTTTTGATCTGCAGCTAcccctctgaccgtggtggaTTCGAGGCCGGaacagattgcctacg ggccacctccccagccgtaaggttccatgGTGGCGGTGGATTTTTTCTCTCCAGCTCCCCCCACTCTGGccatggcggatttgaggtcggagcaggtcgcctaag ggccatgaccccagccttaaggttccacggtgacggcggactttttgtccgcagctgccccctctga
- the LOC144116443 gene encoding uncharacterized protein LOC144116443, whose translation MSPALRFHGDGGLFVRSCPSDRGGFEVGAGRLRAMSPALRFHGDGGLFVRSCPSDRGGFEVGAGRLRALYPALRFLGDGGLFICSSPSDRGGFEAGTDCLRATSPAVRFHGGGGFFLSSSPCL comes from the exons atgtccccagccttaaggttccacggtgacggcggactttttgtccgcagctgcccctctgaccgtggcggatttgaggtcggagcaggtcgcctaag ggccatgtccccagccttaaggttccacggtgacggcggactttttgtccgcagctgcccctctgaccgtggcggatttgaggtcggagcaggtcgcctaag ggccttgtatccagccttaaggttcctcGGTGACGGTGGACTTTTTATCTGCAGCTccccctctgaccgtggtggaTTCGAGGCCGGaacagattgcctacg ggccacctccccagccgtaaggttccatgGTGGCGGTGGATTTTTTCTCTCCAGCTCcccatgtctgtag